A stretch of the Marmota flaviventris isolate mMarFla1 chromosome 12, mMarFla1.hap1, whole genome shotgun sequence genome encodes the following:
- the Znf438 gene encoding zinc finger protein 438 isoform X3: MLILGFPASRTVRQKVTIQVKLTIMQNPLSVPPKDQGDDSMSTSPVEKYLTPQMLDSPGKTVCTGESNNPSGTIQSGKSLQNKSQFRTIAPKIVPKVLTSRVLPCHSPSLSDQGNLGPAIKPLGMPAQNYALMQVAGQEGTFSLVALPHVASPQPVQKPRMPENLKLPIPRYQPPRSNKGSRKKPILSPPESGCSKSPAQTQMCPQMSPPAPAQPEFPHKPSPCKQLPSLDKAPASINTAILTSGSGHGDSRSPVINNHGDVTPPATPVFSTPGELSAKQSFPKISERVNFTSKKIPSKPSPIAGEKLKEQVDHAKAITNLSPAILGSTVQLISSVPRGKLPILPYSRKKTEEVCKIESDANTADFSLPGHGSDCDKRFSTTEGFNAATKMVSKMPVPQVSKQSLCESAFCPVTKLDLNHKTKLNGGAAKRRGRKRKIPDEILTFQGKRRKCILNKCRDSKERAKTDPQESRDQKPGVLKKYRNIMPKPVIVVSALAPLASPAAVLPSQTPSSLGQDTLLNNSKYLSCKQNDNPSSKPSSVFRNGFSGIKKPWHRCHVCNHHFQFKQHLRDHMNTHTNKRPYSCRICRKAYVRSGSLSTHMRLHHSENRLKKLVCCEFCAKVFGHIRVYFGHLKEVHRVVISTEPSPSEPQQGAMPKNRDRDASMQAMEGPLERENKSSLEEDFLLNQADEVKLQIKCGRCQITAQSFAEIKFHLLYVHGEEIQGRLQEGILPGTKGAQEALVKHAAPDWKQHPERRRQVKACSSEEEFRAFPKLKRPLYLHHQNGVEILMENEGGQPGANEPREQQPQVPECPSPHAILLWSHSGFNCLLCAQTLGRKEELFLHWEHRHNCEDPSKLWAILSTFSNQGVIELSSKTGK, from the exons GAAAGTTACCATTCAAGTCAAACTCACCATAATGCAGAATCCTCTATCAGTACCACCCAAAGATCAAG GAGATGATTCCATGTCTACCAGTCCTGTTGAGAAATACCTAACTCCACAAATGCTGGACTCTCCTGGAAAGACAGTCTGCACAG GCGAATCAAACAACCCTTCTGGAACAATACAGAGTGGGAAAAGTTTGCAGAATAAGAGTCAGTTTAGGACCATTGCACCAAAAATTGTGCCCAAAGTCCTAACATCCAGAGTGCTGCCATGTCATTCACCATCACTCTCCGATCAGGGGAATCTGGGGCCCGCCATCAAGCCATTGGGAATGCCTGCCCAGAACTATGCTCTGATGCAGGTTGCTGGCCAGGAGGGAACATTTTCTCTTGTTGCTTTGCCACATGTTGCCTCACCTCAGCCAGTTCAGAAACCTAGAATGCCTGAAAATCTTAAACTGCCTATTCCCCGATATCAACCCCCAAGAAGTAACAAAGGATCAAGAAAGAAACCCATCCTGAGCCCTCCCGAGAGTGGCTGTAGCAAATCTCCTGCCCAAACCCAGATGTGTCCTCAGATGTCTCCTCCTGCACCTGCCCAGCCTGAATTTCCACATAAACCCAGTCCATGTAAGCAGCTTCCATCACTAGACAAAGCCCCAGCCAGCATCAACACAGCTATACTGACAAGTGGCAGTGGCCATGGAGACTCGAGATCTCCAGTGATCAACAACCATGGAGATGTGACCCCTCCTGCCACCCCTGTATTCTCTACACCAGGGGAGCTCTCAGCCAAGCAGAGCTTCCCAAAGATTTCAGAGAGAGTAAACTTTACAAGCAAGAAAATACCCAGTAAACCTTCTCCTATTGCCggtgaaaaactgaaagaacAAGTTGATCATGCAAAAGCCATAACCAATTTATCACCAGCCATTTTGGGCAGTACAGTTCAATTGATCTCTTCAGTCCCCAGGGGAAAGCTGCCAATCTTACCCTACtctagaaagaaaacagaagaggttTGCAAAATTGAATCTGATGCCAATACTGCAGATTTCTCTTTACCTGGGCATGGGTCAGACTGTGATAAGAGATTCTCCACCACTGAAGGCTTTAATGCAGCCACCAAAATGGTCAGTAAGATGCCTGTTCCACAAGTGTCAAAGCAGAGTCTTTGTGAAAGTGCCTTTTGTCCAGTTACCAAACTAGATCTCaaccacaaaacaaaattgaACGGTGGGGCagcaaagagaagaggaagaaaacgAAAGATACCAGATGAAATTTTGACATTtcaaggaaaaaggagaaaatgcattCTTAATAAATGTAGAGATAGTAAAGAAAGGGCAAAAACTGATCCCCAAGAATCCAGAGACCAAAAACCTGGGGTCCTGAAAAAATACCGTAACATTATGCCTAAACCTGTAATTGTTGTGTCTGCTTTGGCTCCCCTAGCTTCTCCTGCAGCTGTGCTACCATCCCAAACACCCAGCAGCCTGGGACAGGACACTTTgttaaataattctaaatatctCAGCTGTAAGCAGAATGACAACCCCTCCTCTAAGCCCAGCTCTGTGTTCAGAAATGGATTCTCTGGCATTAAGAAGCCATGGCACAGATGTCACGTTTGTAACCACCACTTTCAGTTCAAACAGCACCTTCGAGACCACATGAATACACACACCAACAAACGGCCATACAGTTGTCGGATTTGTCGCAAGGCCTATGTACGTTCCGGCAGCCTAAGCACACACATGAGACTTCATCACAGTGAAAACCGTCTGAAGAAACTGGTGTGTTGTGAGTTTTGTGCAAAAGTGTTTGGTCACATCCGAGTCTATTTTGGCCATCTGAAAGAAGTGCATAGGGTCGTGATCAGCACTGAGCCCTCCCCCAGTGAACCACAGCAAGGGGCCATGCCTAAGAACAGGGACAGAGATGCTAGTATGCAAGCGATGGAGGGACCCCTGGAGAG GGAAAACAAGTCAAGCTTGGAAGAAGACTTCCTTCTAAACCAGGCAGATGAAGTCAAATTACAAATCAAATGTGGCCGTTGTCAGATCACTGCTCAGTCTTTTGCTGAAATAAAGTTCCATCTGCTTTATGTTCATGGAGAGGAAATTCAGGGCAGGCTGCAAGAGGGAATCTTACCAGGCACCAAAGGAGCTCAGGAAGCTCTGGTTAAACATGCTGCTCCTGACTGGAAACAGCATCCTGAGAGAAGAAGGCAGGTGAAGGCTTGTTCCTCTGAGGAGGAATTCCGTGCATTTCCTAAATTGAAAAGGCCACTCTATCTTCACCACCAAAATGGTGTGGAAATACTCATGGAAAATGAAGGAGGTCAACCAGGAGCAAATGAGCCAAGGGAACAACAACCTCAGGTCCCTGAGTGTCCCAGCCCCCACGCCATTCTCCTCTGGTCCCATTCAGGCTTTAACTGCCTCCTTTGTGCCCAGAcactgggaaggaaggaggagctcTTCCTGCACTGGGAACACAGGCATAACTGTGAGGACCCTTCCAAACTTTGGGCTATTTTAAGTACTTTCTCAAACCAGGGAGTGATTGAACTTTCCAGTAAAA
- the Znf438 gene encoding zinc finger protein 438 isoform X1, protein MLQAYKSNWLFEKLALNSPKPPVSASPAARITEEGPNQKLTMLILGFPASRTVRQKVTIQVKLTIMQNPLSVPPKDQGDDSMSTSPVEKYLTPQMLDSPGKTVCTGESNNPSGTIQSGKSLQNKSQFRTIAPKIVPKVLTSRVLPCHSPSLSDQGNLGPAIKPLGMPAQNYALMQVAGQEGTFSLVALPHVASPQPVQKPRMPENLKLPIPRYQPPRSNKGSRKKPILSPPESGCSKSPAQTQMCPQMSPPAPAQPEFPHKPSPCKQLPSLDKAPASINTAILTSGSGHGDSRSPVINNHGDVTPPATPVFSTPGELSAKQSFPKISERVNFTSKKIPSKPSPIAGEKLKEQVDHAKAITNLSPAILGSTVQLISSVPRGKLPILPYSRKKTEEVCKIESDANTADFSLPGHGSDCDKRFSTTEGFNAATKMVSKMPVPQVSKQSLCESAFCPVTKLDLNHKTKLNGGAAKRRGRKRKIPDEILTFQGKRRKCILNKCRDSKERAKTDPQESRDQKPGVLKKYRNIMPKPVIVVSALAPLASPAAVLPSQTPSSLGQDTLLNNSKYLSCKQNDNPSSKPSSVFRNGFSGIKKPWHRCHVCNHHFQFKQHLRDHMNTHTNKRPYSCRICRKAYVRSGSLSTHMRLHHSENRLKKLVCCEFCAKVFGHIRVYFGHLKEVHRVVISTEPSPSEPQQGAMPKNRDRDASMQAMEGPLERENKSSLEEDFLLNQADEVKLQIKCGRCQITAQSFAEIKFHLLYVHGEEIQGRLQEGILPGTKGAQEALVKHAAPDWKQHPERRRQVKACSSEEEFRAFPKLKRPLYLHHQNGVEILMENEGGQPGANEPREQQPQVPECPSPHAILLWSHSGFNCLLCAQTLGRKEELFLHWEHRHNCEDPSKLWAILSTFSNQGVIELSSKTGK, encoded by the exons GAAAGTTACCATTCAAGTCAAACTCACCATAATGCAGAATCCTCTATCAGTACCACCCAAAGATCAAG GAGATGATTCCATGTCTACCAGTCCTGTTGAGAAATACCTAACTCCACAAATGCTGGACTCTCCTGGAAAGACAGTCTGCACAG GCGAATCAAACAACCCTTCTGGAACAATACAGAGTGGGAAAAGTTTGCAGAATAAGAGTCAGTTTAGGACCATTGCACCAAAAATTGTGCCCAAAGTCCTAACATCCAGAGTGCTGCCATGTCATTCACCATCACTCTCCGATCAGGGGAATCTGGGGCCCGCCATCAAGCCATTGGGAATGCCTGCCCAGAACTATGCTCTGATGCAGGTTGCTGGCCAGGAGGGAACATTTTCTCTTGTTGCTTTGCCACATGTTGCCTCACCTCAGCCAGTTCAGAAACCTAGAATGCCTGAAAATCTTAAACTGCCTATTCCCCGATATCAACCCCCAAGAAGTAACAAAGGATCAAGAAAGAAACCCATCCTGAGCCCTCCCGAGAGTGGCTGTAGCAAATCTCCTGCCCAAACCCAGATGTGTCCTCAGATGTCTCCTCCTGCACCTGCCCAGCCTGAATTTCCACATAAACCCAGTCCATGTAAGCAGCTTCCATCACTAGACAAAGCCCCAGCCAGCATCAACACAGCTATACTGACAAGTGGCAGTGGCCATGGAGACTCGAGATCTCCAGTGATCAACAACCATGGAGATGTGACCCCTCCTGCCACCCCTGTATTCTCTACACCAGGGGAGCTCTCAGCCAAGCAGAGCTTCCCAAAGATTTCAGAGAGAGTAAACTTTACAAGCAAGAAAATACCCAGTAAACCTTCTCCTATTGCCggtgaaaaactgaaagaacAAGTTGATCATGCAAAAGCCATAACCAATTTATCACCAGCCATTTTGGGCAGTACAGTTCAATTGATCTCTTCAGTCCCCAGGGGAAAGCTGCCAATCTTACCCTACtctagaaagaaaacagaagaggttTGCAAAATTGAATCTGATGCCAATACTGCAGATTTCTCTTTACCTGGGCATGGGTCAGACTGTGATAAGAGATTCTCCACCACTGAAGGCTTTAATGCAGCCACCAAAATGGTCAGTAAGATGCCTGTTCCACAAGTGTCAAAGCAGAGTCTTTGTGAAAGTGCCTTTTGTCCAGTTACCAAACTAGATCTCaaccacaaaacaaaattgaACGGTGGGGCagcaaagagaagaggaagaaaacgAAAGATACCAGATGAAATTTTGACATTtcaaggaaaaaggagaaaatgcattCTTAATAAATGTAGAGATAGTAAAGAAAGGGCAAAAACTGATCCCCAAGAATCCAGAGACCAAAAACCTGGGGTCCTGAAAAAATACCGTAACATTATGCCTAAACCTGTAATTGTTGTGTCTGCTTTGGCTCCCCTAGCTTCTCCTGCAGCTGTGCTACCATCCCAAACACCCAGCAGCCTGGGACAGGACACTTTgttaaataattctaaatatctCAGCTGTAAGCAGAATGACAACCCCTCCTCTAAGCCCAGCTCTGTGTTCAGAAATGGATTCTCTGGCATTAAGAAGCCATGGCACAGATGTCACGTTTGTAACCACCACTTTCAGTTCAAACAGCACCTTCGAGACCACATGAATACACACACCAACAAACGGCCATACAGTTGTCGGATTTGTCGCAAGGCCTATGTACGTTCCGGCAGCCTAAGCACACACATGAGACTTCATCACAGTGAAAACCGTCTGAAGAAACTGGTGTGTTGTGAGTTTTGTGCAAAAGTGTTTGGTCACATCCGAGTCTATTTTGGCCATCTGAAAGAAGTGCATAGGGTCGTGATCAGCACTGAGCCCTCCCCCAGTGAACCACAGCAAGGGGCCATGCCTAAGAACAGGGACAGAGATGCTAGTATGCAAGCGATGGAGGGACCCCTGGAGAG GGAAAACAAGTCAAGCTTGGAAGAAGACTTCCTTCTAAACCAGGCAGATGAAGTCAAATTACAAATCAAATGTGGCCGTTGTCAGATCACTGCTCAGTCTTTTGCTGAAATAAAGTTCCATCTGCTTTATGTTCATGGAGAGGAAATTCAGGGCAGGCTGCAAGAGGGAATCTTACCAGGCACCAAAGGAGCTCAGGAAGCTCTGGTTAAACATGCTGCTCCTGACTGGAAACAGCATCCTGAGAGAAGAAGGCAGGTGAAGGCTTGTTCCTCTGAGGAGGAATTCCGTGCATTTCCTAAATTGAAAAGGCCACTCTATCTTCACCACCAAAATGGTGTGGAAATACTCATGGAAAATGAAGGAGGTCAACCAGGAGCAAATGAGCCAAGGGAACAACAACCTCAGGTCCCTGAGTGTCCCAGCCCCCACGCCATTCTCCTCTGGTCCCATTCAGGCTTTAACTGCCTCCTTTGTGCCCAGAcactgggaaggaaggaggagctcTTCCTGCACTGGGAACACAGGCATAACTGTGAGGACCCTTCCAAACTTTGGGCTATTTTAAGTACTTTCTCAAACCAGGGAGTGATTGAACTTTCCAGTAAAA
- the Znf438 gene encoding zinc finger protein 438 isoform X2, whose amino-acid sequence MLQAYKSNWLFEKLALNSPKPPVSASPAARITEGPNQKLTMLILGFPASRTVRQKVTIQVKLTIMQNPLSVPPKDQGDDSMSTSPVEKYLTPQMLDSPGKTVCTGESNNPSGTIQSGKSLQNKSQFRTIAPKIVPKVLTSRVLPCHSPSLSDQGNLGPAIKPLGMPAQNYALMQVAGQEGTFSLVALPHVASPQPVQKPRMPENLKLPIPRYQPPRSNKGSRKKPILSPPESGCSKSPAQTQMCPQMSPPAPAQPEFPHKPSPCKQLPSLDKAPASINTAILTSGSGHGDSRSPVINNHGDVTPPATPVFSTPGELSAKQSFPKISERVNFTSKKIPSKPSPIAGEKLKEQVDHAKAITNLSPAILGSTVQLISSVPRGKLPILPYSRKKTEEVCKIESDANTADFSLPGHGSDCDKRFSTTEGFNAATKMVSKMPVPQVSKQSLCESAFCPVTKLDLNHKTKLNGGAAKRRGRKRKIPDEILTFQGKRRKCILNKCRDSKERAKTDPQESRDQKPGVLKKYRNIMPKPVIVVSALAPLASPAAVLPSQTPSSLGQDTLLNNSKYLSCKQNDNPSSKPSSVFRNGFSGIKKPWHRCHVCNHHFQFKQHLRDHMNTHTNKRPYSCRICRKAYVRSGSLSTHMRLHHSENRLKKLVCCEFCAKVFGHIRVYFGHLKEVHRVVISTEPSPSEPQQGAMPKNRDRDASMQAMEGPLERENKSSLEEDFLLNQADEVKLQIKCGRCQITAQSFAEIKFHLLYVHGEEIQGRLQEGILPGTKGAQEALVKHAAPDWKQHPERRRQVKACSSEEEFRAFPKLKRPLYLHHQNGVEILMENEGGQPGANEPREQQPQVPECPSPHAILLWSHSGFNCLLCAQTLGRKEELFLHWEHRHNCEDPSKLWAILSTFSNQGVIELSSKTGK is encoded by the exons GAAAGTTACCATTCAAGTCAAACTCACCATAATGCAGAATCCTCTATCAGTACCACCCAAAGATCAAG GAGATGATTCCATGTCTACCAGTCCTGTTGAGAAATACCTAACTCCACAAATGCTGGACTCTCCTGGAAAGACAGTCTGCACAG GCGAATCAAACAACCCTTCTGGAACAATACAGAGTGGGAAAAGTTTGCAGAATAAGAGTCAGTTTAGGACCATTGCACCAAAAATTGTGCCCAAAGTCCTAACATCCAGAGTGCTGCCATGTCATTCACCATCACTCTCCGATCAGGGGAATCTGGGGCCCGCCATCAAGCCATTGGGAATGCCTGCCCAGAACTATGCTCTGATGCAGGTTGCTGGCCAGGAGGGAACATTTTCTCTTGTTGCTTTGCCACATGTTGCCTCACCTCAGCCAGTTCAGAAACCTAGAATGCCTGAAAATCTTAAACTGCCTATTCCCCGATATCAACCCCCAAGAAGTAACAAAGGATCAAGAAAGAAACCCATCCTGAGCCCTCCCGAGAGTGGCTGTAGCAAATCTCCTGCCCAAACCCAGATGTGTCCTCAGATGTCTCCTCCTGCACCTGCCCAGCCTGAATTTCCACATAAACCCAGTCCATGTAAGCAGCTTCCATCACTAGACAAAGCCCCAGCCAGCATCAACACAGCTATACTGACAAGTGGCAGTGGCCATGGAGACTCGAGATCTCCAGTGATCAACAACCATGGAGATGTGACCCCTCCTGCCACCCCTGTATTCTCTACACCAGGGGAGCTCTCAGCCAAGCAGAGCTTCCCAAAGATTTCAGAGAGAGTAAACTTTACAAGCAAGAAAATACCCAGTAAACCTTCTCCTATTGCCggtgaaaaactgaaagaacAAGTTGATCATGCAAAAGCCATAACCAATTTATCACCAGCCATTTTGGGCAGTACAGTTCAATTGATCTCTTCAGTCCCCAGGGGAAAGCTGCCAATCTTACCCTACtctagaaagaaaacagaagaggttTGCAAAATTGAATCTGATGCCAATACTGCAGATTTCTCTTTACCTGGGCATGGGTCAGACTGTGATAAGAGATTCTCCACCACTGAAGGCTTTAATGCAGCCACCAAAATGGTCAGTAAGATGCCTGTTCCACAAGTGTCAAAGCAGAGTCTTTGTGAAAGTGCCTTTTGTCCAGTTACCAAACTAGATCTCaaccacaaaacaaaattgaACGGTGGGGCagcaaagagaagaggaagaaaacgAAAGATACCAGATGAAATTTTGACATTtcaaggaaaaaggagaaaatgcattCTTAATAAATGTAGAGATAGTAAAGAAAGGGCAAAAACTGATCCCCAAGAATCCAGAGACCAAAAACCTGGGGTCCTGAAAAAATACCGTAACATTATGCCTAAACCTGTAATTGTTGTGTCTGCTTTGGCTCCCCTAGCTTCTCCTGCAGCTGTGCTACCATCCCAAACACCCAGCAGCCTGGGACAGGACACTTTgttaaataattctaaatatctCAGCTGTAAGCAGAATGACAACCCCTCCTCTAAGCCCAGCTCTGTGTTCAGAAATGGATTCTCTGGCATTAAGAAGCCATGGCACAGATGTCACGTTTGTAACCACCACTTTCAGTTCAAACAGCACCTTCGAGACCACATGAATACACACACCAACAAACGGCCATACAGTTGTCGGATTTGTCGCAAGGCCTATGTACGTTCCGGCAGCCTAAGCACACACATGAGACTTCATCACAGTGAAAACCGTCTGAAGAAACTGGTGTGTTGTGAGTTTTGTGCAAAAGTGTTTGGTCACATCCGAGTCTATTTTGGCCATCTGAAAGAAGTGCATAGGGTCGTGATCAGCACTGAGCCCTCCCCCAGTGAACCACAGCAAGGGGCCATGCCTAAGAACAGGGACAGAGATGCTAGTATGCAAGCGATGGAGGGACCCCTGGAGAG GGAAAACAAGTCAAGCTTGGAAGAAGACTTCCTTCTAAACCAGGCAGATGAAGTCAAATTACAAATCAAATGTGGCCGTTGTCAGATCACTGCTCAGTCTTTTGCTGAAATAAAGTTCCATCTGCTTTATGTTCATGGAGAGGAAATTCAGGGCAGGCTGCAAGAGGGAATCTTACCAGGCACCAAAGGAGCTCAGGAAGCTCTGGTTAAACATGCTGCTCCTGACTGGAAACAGCATCCTGAGAGAAGAAGGCAGGTGAAGGCTTGTTCCTCTGAGGAGGAATTCCGTGCATTTCCTAAATTGAAAAGGCCACTCTATCTTCACCACCAAAATGGTGTGGAAATACTCATGGAAAATGAAGGAGGTCAACCAGGAGCAAATGAGCCAAGGGAACAACAACCTCAGGTCCCTGAGTGTCCCAGCCCCCACGCCATTCTCCTCTGGTCCCATTCAGGCTTTAACTGCCTCCTTTGTGCCCAGAcactgggaaggaaggaggagctcTTCCTGCACTGGGAACACAGGCATAACTGTGAGGACCCTTCCAAACTTTGGGCTATTTTAAGTACTTTCTCAAACCAGGGAGTGATTGAACTTTCCAGTAAAA
- the Znf438 gene encoding zinc finger protein 438 isoform X4, with protein sequence MTSLRRDAHAVGKLKVTIQVKLTIMQNPLSVPPKDQGDDSMSTSPVEKYLTPQMLDSPGKTVCTGESNNPSGTIQSGKSLQNKSQFRTIAPKIVPKVLTSRVLPCHSPSLSDQGNLGPAIKPLGMPAQNYALMQVAGQEGTFSLVALPHVASPQPVQKPRMPENLKLPIPRYQPPRSNKGSRKKPILSPPESGCSKSPAQTQMCPQMSPPAPAQPEFPHKPSPCKQLPSLDKAPASINTAILTSGSGHGDSRSPVINNHGDVTPPATPVFSTPGELSAKQSFPKISERVNFTSKKIPSKPSPIAGEKLKEQVDHAKAITNLSPAILGSTVQLISSVPRGKLPILPYSRKKTEEVCKIESDANTADFSLPGHGSDCDKRFSTTEGFNAATKMVSKMPVPQVSKQSLCESAFCPVTKLDLNHKTKLNGGAAKRRGRKRKIPDEILTFQGKRRKCILNKCRDSKERAKTDPQESRDQKPGVLKKYRNIMPKPVIVVSALAPLASPAAVLPSQTPSSLGQDTLLNNSKYLSCKQNDNPSSKPSSVFRNGFSGIKKPWHRCHVCNHHFQFKQHLRDHMNTHTNKRPYSCRICRKAYVRSGSLSTHMRLHHSENRLKKLVCCEFCAKVFGHIRVYFGHLKEVHRVVISTEPSPSEPQQGAMPKNRDRDASMQAMEGPLERENKSSLEEDFLLNQADEVKLQIKCGRCQITAQSFAEIKFHLLYVHGEEIQGRLQEGILPGTKGAQEALVKHAAPDWKQHPERRRQVKACSSEEEFRAFPKLKRPLYLHHQNGVEILMENEGGQPGANEPREQQPQVPECPSPHAILLWSHSGFNCLLCAQTLGRKEELFLHWEHRHNCEDPSKLWAILSTFSNQGVIELSSKTGK encoded by the exons GAAAGTTACCATTCAAGTCAAACTCACCATAATGCAGAATCCTCTATCAGTACCACCCAAAGATCAAG GAGATGATTCCATGTCTACCAGTCCTGTTGAGAAATACCTAACTCCACAAATGCTGGACTCTCCTGGAAAGACAGTCTGCACAG GCGAATCAAACAACCCTTCTGGAACAATACAGAGTGGGAAAAGTTTGCAGAATAAGAGTCAGTTTAGGACCATTGCACCAAAAATTGTGCCCAAAGTCCTAACATCCAGAGTGCTGCCATGTCATTCACCATCACTCTCCGATCAGGGGAATCTGGGGCCCGCCATCAAGCCATTGGGAATGCCTGCCCAGAACTATGCTCTGATGCAGGTTGCTGGCCAGGAGGGAACATTTTCTCTTGTTGCTTTGCCACATGTTGCCTCACCTCAGCCAGTTCAGAAACCTAGAATGCCTGAAAATCTTAAACTGCCTATTCCCCGATATCAACCCCCAAGAAGTAACAAAGGATCAAGAAAGAAACCCATCCTGAGCCCTCCCGAGAGTGGCTGTAGCAAATCTCCTGCCCAAACCCAGATGTGTCCTCAGATGTCTCCTCCTGCACCTGCCCAGCCTGAATTTCCACATAAACCCAGTCCATGTAAGCAGCTTCCATCACTAGACAAAGCCCCAGCCAGCATCAACACAGCTATACTGACAAGTGGCAGTGGCCATGGAGACTCGAGATCTCCAGTGATCAACAACCATGGAGATGTGACCCCTCCTGCCACCCCTGTATTCTCTACACCAGGGGAGCTCTCAGCCAAGCAGAGCTTCCCAAAGATTTCAGAGAGAGTAAACTTTACAAGCAAGAAAATACCCAGTAAACCTTCTCCTATTGCCggtgaaaaactgaaagaacAAGTTGATCATGCAAAAGCCATAACCAATTTATCACCAGCCATTTTGGGCAGTACAGTTCAATTGATCTCTTCAGTCCCCAGGGGAAAGCTGCCAATCTTACCCTACtctagaaagaaaacagaagaggttTGCAAAATTGAATCTGATGCCAATACTGCAGATTTCTCTTTACCTGGGCATGGGTCAGACTGTGATAAGAGATTCTCCACCACTGAAGGCTTTAATGCAGCCACCAAAATGGTCAGTAAGATGCCTGTTCCACAAGTGTCAAAGCAGAGTCTTTGTGAAAGTGCCTTTTGTCCAGTTACCAAACTAGATCTCaaccacaaaacaaaattgaACGGTGGGGCagcaaagagaagaggaagaaaacgAAAGATACCAGATGAAATTTTGACATTtcaaggaaaaaggagaaaatgcattCTTAATAAATGTAGAGATAGTAAAGAAAGGGCAAAAACTGATCCCCAAGAATCCAGAGACCAAAAACCTGGGGTCCTGAAAAAATACCGTAACATTATGCCTAAACCTGTAATTGTTGTGTCTGCTTTGGCTCCCCTAGCTTCTCCTGCAGCTGTGCTACCATCCCAAACACCCAGCAGCCTGGGACAGGACACTTTgttaaataattctaaatatctCAGCTGTAAGCAGAATGACAACCCCTCCTCTAAGCCCAGCTCTGTGTTCAGAAATGGATTCTCTGGCATTAAGAAGCCATGGCACAGATGTCACGTTTGTAACCACCACTTTCAGTTCAAACAGCACCTTCGAGACCACATGAATACACACACCAACAAACGGCCATACAGTTGTCGGATTTGTCGCAAGGCCTATGTACGTTCCGGCAGCCTAAGCACACACATGAGACTTCATCACAGTGAAAACCGTCTGAAGAAACTGGTGTGTTGTGAGTTTTGTGCAAAAGTGTTTGGTCACATCCGAGTCTATTTTGGCCATCTGAAAGAAGTGCATAGGGTCGTGATCAGCACTGAGCCCTCCCCCAGTGAACCACAGCAAGGGGCCATGCCTAAGAACAGGGACAGAGATGCTAGTATGCAAGCGATGGAGGGACCCCTGGAGAG GGAAAACAAGTCAAGCTTGGAAGAAGACTTCCTTCTAAACCAGGCAGATGAAGTCAAATTACAAATCAAATGTGGCCGTTGTCAGATCACTGCTCAGTCTTTTGCTGAAATAAAGTTCCATCTGCTTTATGTTCATGGAGAGGAAATTCAGGGCAGGCTGCAAGAGGGAATCTTACCAGGCACCAAAGGAGCTCAGGAAGCTCTGGTTAAACATGCTGCTCCTGACTGGAAACAGCATCCTGAGAGAAGAAGGCAGGTGAAGGCTTGTTCCTCTGAGGAGGAATTCCGTGCATTTCCTAAATTGAAAAGGCCACTCTATCTTCACCACCAAAATGGTGTGGAAATACTCATGGAAAATGAAGGAGGTCAACCAGGAGCAAATGAGCCAAGGGAACAACAACCTCAGGTCCCTGAGTGTCCCAGCCCCCACGCCATTCTCCTCTGGTCCCATTCAGGCTTTAACTGCCTCCTTTGTGCCCAGAcactgggaaggaaggaggagctcTTCCTGCACTGGGAACACAGGCATAACTGTGAGGACCCTTCCAAACTTTGGGCTATTTTAAGTACTTTCTCAAACCAGGGAGTGATTGAACTTTCCAGTAAAA